One Euphorbia lathyris chromosome 1, ddEupLath1.1, whole genome shotgun sequence DNA segment encodes these proteins:
- the LOC136230131 gene encoding uncharacterized protein — MNRVKGKMEKTRLMIVVLTSLCLAVQGSKIEKPQYQIVHAESDFEVRLYADSTWMAAPATQISFEKATLDGFHRLFQFIQGANLNWSRIPMTSPVVTSIVPGAGPFQSSAYSVLFYLPPKFQDDPPVPLPELHIKPYVWDSHCVAVRKFSGYAKDDNIIEEAKRLAESLSRSPLANATTADSNFAYSIAQYDAPFRFIGRVNEVWADINGCDYKKISAY, encoded by the exons ATGAATAGAGTGAAAGGGAAGATGGAGAAAACAAGGTTGATGATTGTGGTGCTTACTTCTTTGTGTTTGGCGGTGCAAGGCAGCAAAATTGAGAAACCCCAGTACCAAATTGTACATGCTGAGTCTGATTTTGAGGTCAGATTATACGCAGATTCAACATGGATGGCTGCTCCGGCCACCCAAATCTCCTTCGAGAAGGCTACCTTGGATGGCTTTCACAG GTTGTTCCAATTCATTCAAGGTGCCAATCTGAACTGGAGTAGAATTCCAATGACATCCCCTGTTGTAACTAGTATAGTCCCAGGAGCTGGGCCATTTCAATCATCAGCTTACTCTGTTCTATTTTACTTGCCCCCGAAATTTCAAGATGACCCACCAGTCCCTCTCCCAGAACTGCACATAAAGCCATATGTATGGGACAGTCATTGTGTTGCGGTGAGGAAGTTCTCAGGCTATGCGAAAGATGATAACATTATTGAAGAAGCAAAAAGACTTGCTGAAAGCTTGAGCAGGTCTCCATTGGCTAATGCAACTACTGCAGACAGTAATTTTGCCTATTCCATTGCTCAATATGATGCTCCGTTCCGTTTCATTGGACGTGTGAATGAAGTGTGGGCAGATATCAATGGTTGTGATTACAAGAAAATATCAGCTTACTGA
- the LOC136230124 gene encoding CRAL-TRIO domain-containing protein C3H8.02: MALSTYHNLGRPFIAPVNLTKIASRKCKFAVQNCSLDRSQPNKLVLEVKDKLAKEYTYLPLGKNGRDDEEMILWFLKDRKFSVEGAVSKLTKAIKWRQEFRVSELTEESVKNMAATGKAYLHDFLDIYGRPVLIVVPSKHFPNIHDPIENEKLCIFLVEKALAKLPAGQKQLLGVFDLRDFRTENADLKFLTFLFDVLYYYYPSRLSQALFVDAPFIFKPFWQLARPLLGSYASLVRFCSTDTLRKEYFTEETVPTNFKA; the protein is encoded by the exons ATGGCGCTTTCAACTTACCACAATCTTGGACGCCCATTCATTGCCCCCGTCAATTTGACTAAAATTGCCTCGAGAAAATGCAAATTCGCTGTTCAGAATTGTAGTTTAGACCGTAGTCAGCCTAATAAG CTAGTTTTGGAAGTCAAAGATAAGCTTGCAAAGGAGTATACTTATCTCCCACTAGGCAAAAATGGAagagatgatgaagaaatgatCTTGTGGTTTCTAAAGGACCGGAAATTTTCCGTGGAAGGAGCTGTGTCAAAGCTGACCAAAGCCATT AAATGGAGACAAGAATTTAGAGTTTCTGAATTGACTGAAGAGTCTGTGAAAAATATGGCAGCAACTGGAAAAGCATATCTACATGACTTTCTGGATATCTATGGCAGGCCTGTGCTTATAGTGGTTCCTTCCAAGCATTTTCCTAAT ATACATGATCCTATTGAGAATGAGAAGCTGTGTATCTTTCTAGTAGAGAAGGCTTTGGCAAAGCTCCCAGCTGGGCAAAAGCAATTGCTTGGAGTATTTGATCTCAGGGATTTTCGTACTGAAAATGCAGATCTCAAGTTCTTGACCTTTTTG TTTGACGTACTGTACTACTATTATCCAAGTCGGTTGAGCCAAGCCCTTTTCGTGGATGCTCCATTCATATTTAAGCCATTTTGGCAGTTAGCGAGGCCCTTATTAGGATCATATGCTTCTCTG GTGAGATTTTGCTCGACAGACACTCTGAGGAAAGAATATTTTACAGAAGAAACTGTCCCGACGAATTTCAAAGCGTGA